One Natrinema halophilum genomic window carries:
- a CDS encoding helix-turn-helix domain-containing protein has product MTLSFIAELHLSHPDLPLTPTIESISTGTIEVDAQPLTAPGNGTGPTVFFSLRDADDRCVRTFESALARDHTVNEWQSELEFEDCRIYKIILSQHAKLTAPEISTLGVRILSIRSSGEGWQFQLQASDKERLGAYWQYCRDEDIQFTLEKLYSTGTSAQTDVGNHLQAHLTERQQEVARTATRMGYYESDGSSAAEVAAELDISPSTLSTHLRRITAKLFSHVFGS; this is encoded by the coding sequence ATGACCCTGAGTTTCATCGCCGAGTTGCACCTCTCTCATCCAGATCTACCGTTAACCCCGACTATCGAATCGATTTCCACCGGGACGATCGAAGTAGATGCACAACCGCTAACGGCTCCGGGAAACGGGACCGGCCCGACGGTCTTTTTCTCCCTCCGAGACGCAGACGATCGTTGCGTTCGTACGTTCGAGTCCGCCCTTGCCCGCGATCACACGGTAAACGAGTGGCAATCGGAACTCGAATTCGAGGACTGTCGTATATATAAGATCATATTGAGTCAGCACGCAAAGTTAACGGCACCGGAGATATCGACGCTCGGCGTTCGAATCCTCTCGATCCGTTCCTCCGGCGAGGGGTGGCAGTTCCAACTGCAGGCATCGGACAAGGAACGCCTCGGTGCGTATTGGCAGTATTGTCGCGACGAAGACATCCAGTTCACCCTCGAGAAATTGTATAGCACCGGGACCAGCGCACAGACCGACGTCGGTAATCATCTCCAAGCACATCTCACCGAACGCCAGCAAGAGGTCGCTCGTACTGCAACCAGAATGGGCTATTACGAATCGGATGGTTCGAGTGCGGCAGAGGTCGCAGCCGAACTCGATATTTCGCCCTCGACGCTGTCGACGCACCTTCGACGGATAACGGCGAAACTGTTCAGCCACGTTTTCGGTTCGTAG
- a CDS encoding DUF4013 domain-containing protein, translating to MQYCHDCEMEVERGPMFCPECGSELAANREEGEVTSDWSSGDPGDDGDTFDQTCDSESTDRCENPISEESGQGSTDPSNSRTRTDDVVSFPFSFPLGKNGKPLALNSAFIFFFWLVVPLLTSSGYTYRVGRAAARGDDDPPPFDDWGEMTMDGLLILVGSLVMALPFLVVIILIAVALGAVGVSSPLWLPILGTGMLALVGISYVAHATIPVMIGTGSLRKTFSDRRVLTFAFSLHYLKGALLLFVFGSVLYIAFGIIASILFLTVIGMPLLIVLVPLMCAYAMEMQFTLWGRIYNEAADAGAVPPVDQDDPLGFEY from the coding sequence ATGCAGTACTGTCACGACTGCGAAATGGAGGTCGAACGGGGGCCGATGTTCTGTCCAGAATGCGGCTCGGAACTGGCAGCGAACCGGGAGGAAGGGGAGGTGACCTCGGACTGGTCGAGTGGCGACCCGGGGGACGACGGCGATACGTTCGACCAGACGTGTGACAGCGAGTCAACCGATCGGTGCGAAAACCCGATTTCAGAAGAGTCGGGGCAAGGATCAACTGATCCATCGAATTCGAGAACACGAACGGACGACGTAGTCAGCTTTCCGTTTTCGTTTCCCCTCGGGAAAAACGGGAAACCGCTTGCACTCAATTCTGCTTTCATCTTTTTCTTCTGGCTTGTAGTTCCATTACTTACCAGTAGTGGGTATACGTATCGGGTCGGTCGCGCTGCAGCGCGGGGGGACGATGACCCACCGCCGTTCGACGACTGGGGAGAAATGACGATGGATGGGCTTCTAATTCTAGTCGGTAGCCTCGTGATGGCACTTCCGTTCCTCGTTGTGATCATACTGATAGCCGTCGCGCTCGGTGCGGTTGGCGTGTCTTCACCGCTCTGGCTCCCGATTCTTGGGACCGGAATGCTCGCTCTCGTTGGTATCTCCTACGTCGCTCATGCAACCATACCAGTCATGATTGGGACGGGAAGCCTCAGGAAAACGTTTTCCGACCGACGGGTTCTCACCTTTGCGTTTTCGTTGCATTATCTCAAGGGGGCACTGCTACTTTTCGTATTCGGAAGCGTTTTGTACATCGCTTTCGGGATCATCGCGTCCATTCTCTTTTTAACAGTCATCGGAATGCCCCTCCTAATCGTGCTCGTCCCCCTGATGTGTGCATATGCGATGGAAATGCAGTTTACGTTGTGGGGGCGCATTTACAACGAAGCGGCAGACGCAGGCGCCGTTCCGCCCGTCGACCAGGACGATCCCCTCGGATTCGAATACTGA
- a CDS encoding HalOD1 output domain-containing protein codes for MENGTKSSPDSRFATKPSLTVVERIADLEETNPAELTPPLYAAIDPDALDTLVQSSATKPRQTVNRISFTYCGYDVDVRSDGEIDIAKACSEPNCN; via the coding sequence ATGGAAAATGGGACTAAATCATCTCCTGATTCTCGGTTTGCTACGAAACCAAGTCTGACAGTCGTCGAGCGGATTGCAGATCTCGAGGAAACGAACCCGGCAGAGCTAACACCACCGCTGTACGCCGCTATCGATCCGGATGCTCTCGACACCCTCGTTCAGTCTTCGGCTACGAAGCCACGACAAACGGTGAATCGGATCTCGTTTACGTATTGCGGGTACGACGTCGACGTTCGTAGTGACGGTGAAATCGACATCGCGAAGGCTTGCTCGGAACCTAACTGTAATTAG
- a CDS encoding acyltransferase, translating to MTSSDETTPRHARVERHATPGPGNSLAHWTTARNPIRVALNYVVIWLVRISPSLRLKRWLLRRIGVTVGEGVSWGLEATPDVFWPDLITVRANAIVGYDATILCHEFLQDEYRTGEVVVGERAMIGAGAIILPGVEIGAEARVAANSLVTRDVPSGATVAGVPAVPMGDESSEEDSSPFTE from the coding sequence GTGACATCGTCCGACGAAACGACGCCCCGCCACGCGCGCGTCGAGCGCCACGCGACACCCGGGCCGGGTAACTCGCTGGCTCACTGGACAACTGCTCGCAATCCGATCCGGGTTGCGCTCAATTACGTCGTCATCTGGCTCGTGAGGATCTCTCCCAGCCTTCGGCTCAAACGGTGGCTTTTGCGCCGGATCGGTGTTACCGTCGGTGAGGGTGTCTCCTGGGGACTCGAGGCAACGCCGGACGTCTTCTGGCCCGATCTCATCACCGTCCGAGCGAATGCTATTGTCGGTTACGACGCGACGATCCTCTGTCACGAGTTCCTCCAAGACGAGTACCGAACCGGCGAGGTCGTCGTCGGCGAACGAGCGATGATCGGAGCAGGGGCGATTATTCTACCGGGAGTCGAAATCGGTGCGGAGGCGCGCGTTGCGGCGAATTCGCTCGTAACCCGTGACGTTCCGTCCGGAGCGACGGTCGCGGGCGTACCGGCGGTACCGATGGGGGACGAAAGCAGTGAGGAAGATAGTTCGCCGTTCACCGAGTAA
- a CDS encoding NAD(P)/FAD-dependent oxidoreductase has protein sequence MSENVVVLGAGYAGAGAVNTLQAELGSNARLTWIADVDYHLVLHESHRVIRDPDVRSDITFSVDRIADPSTRFIQDEVTGLDVDDQVVELEEGEDVEYDYVLVGLGSQTAYYGIPGLEKHSLTLKSLDDALEINEAVTEASQNATRGDPAQVVIGGAGLSGIQVAGEIAEFRDNHRAPIEIHLVEALDEIFPGNDPEIQQALRDLLEEANVTIHTDDPITEATDDAIEFDVGEPLEYDVLVWTGGITGRDALDDVDLENEHNRVKTEANFQTSDDRVFAIGDSAIIDQGDQPAPPTAQAAWQAAEVVGENIARAIENRPLLTWELEDKGTVISVGEKAVAHDVKPAFGISLPVDTFGGFPAQNLKKMIAARWIADITSWNEARKSWSSL, from the coding sequence ATGAGTGAGAACGTTGTTGTACTCGGTGCCGGATATGCAGGCGCCGGTGCGGTCAATACACTTCAGGCGGAACTCGGTAGCAACGCCCGACTAACGTGGATCGCGGACGTCGACTATCATCTTGTTCTACACGAATCCCACCGCGTCATTCGGGACCCGGACGTCCGCTCGGACATCACTTTCTCCGTCGATCGCATCGCAGATCCATCGACACGGTTCATCCAGGACGAAGTCACCGGCCTCGACGTCGACGACCAGGTCGTCGAACTCGAGGAGGGTGAGGACGTCGAATACGATTACGTCCTCGTCGGTCTGGGCAGCCAAACCGCCTACTACGGGATTCCCGGCCTCGAGAAACACTCGCTGACGCTTAAAAGCCTCGACGATGCACTCGAGATCAACGAGGCTGTCACCGAGGCCAGTCAAAACGCGACTCGCGGTGACCCTGCACAGGTCGTCATCGGCGGCGCAGGACTCTCGGGTATCCAGGTAGCCGGGGAAATCGCCGAATTCCGCGACAACCACCGCGCCCCCATCGAAATTCACCTCGTCGAAGCGCTCGATGAAATCTTTCCCGGTAACGATCCGGAGATTCAGCAAGCACTGCGAGACCTGCTCGAGGAAGCCAACGTCACGATCCACACCGACGATCCGATCACTGAAGCGACCGACGACGCCATCGAATTCGATGTGGGTGAACCCCTCGAGTACGATGTCCTCGTCTGGACCGGCGGGATAACGGGCCGAGACGCACTCGACGACGTGGATCTCGAGAACGAACACAACCGAGTGAAGACCGAAGCGAATTTCCAGACATCCGACGACCGCGTGTTTGCGATCGGCGACTCGGCGATTATCGACCAGGGCGACCAGCCCGCCCCGCCGACGGCGCAGGCCGCCTGGCAGGCTGCAGAAGTGGTCGGCGAGAACATCGCCCGCGCTATCGAGAACCGTCCACTCCTGACCTGGGAATTGGAGGACAAGGGCACCGTCATCTCGGTCGGGGAGAAAGCTGTCGCCCACGATGTCAAGCCGGCGTTCGGAATCTCGCTTCCCGTCGATACGTTCGGGGGCTTCCCGGCGCAGAACTTGAAGAAGATGATCGCTGCCCGCTGGATCGCCGACATTACGTCCTGGAACGAAGCCCGGAAATCCTGGTCGTCGCTGTAG
- a CDS encoding TrmB family transcriptional regulator codes for MTDDENAAVDAFEGLGLTSYEAKVFIALHRLGAGTARDVADVTDVPRSQVYSVAESLEEHGLLEVQQSNPIRYRPVSVDEARETLRDRFEREQDRAFEYVDTVKDEPGGEETQEDIWTVRGRDRIDDRIVDILSQAEERIVFGTRLPELITDSIERTLAKRAAAGVNVAVVSRVDGVRNRFEDVEGVSVDTPPAHRADEQRSGRIVVCDDDAILLSVLGTERSETAIWSSGSLFASVLIQLIEASDEVPVETDTHGR; via the coding sequence GTGACCGACGACGAAAACGCGGCCGTCGACGCGTTCGAGGGTCTCGGACTGACCAGCTACGAGGCCAAGGTGTTCATCGCGCTTCACAGACTCGGCGCGGGGACGGCACGAGACGTCGCCGACGTTACCGACGTTCCCCGATCACAGGTATACAGCGTCGCAGAGAGCTTAGAAGAGCACGGGCTGCTCGAGGTCCAGCAATCGAATCCGATCCGTTACCGGCCGGTCAGCGTCGACGAGGCACGCGAGACCCTCCGGGACCGATTCGAACGCGAGCAAGATCGCGCCTTCGAGTACGTCGATACCGTTAAAGACGAACCCGGGGGCGAGGAAACGCAGGAGGACATCTGGACGGTTCGCGGTCGCGATCGCATCGACGATCGAATCGTCGATATCCTCTCGCAAGCGGAGGAACGGATCGTCTTCGGCACGCGGCTCCCGGAGTTGATCACGGACTCGATCGAACGGACGCTCGCCAAGCGGGCGGCGGCCGGCGTTAACGTCGCCGTCGTTAGTCGGGTGGACGGGGTCCGGAATCGGTTTGAGGATGTCGAAGGCGTTTCCGTCGACACCCCACCGGCCCACCGGGCAGACGAGCAACGGTCGGGACGGATCGTCGTCTGTGACGACGATGCCATCCTCCTGAGCGTTCTCGGAACCGAACGCAGCGAGACGGCGATCTGGAGTTCCGGCTCGCTGTTCGCGTCCGTCCTGATTCAGCTGATCGAGGCCAGCGACGAAGTACCGGTCGAAACCGATACGCACGGACGCTGA
- a CDS encoding sensor histidine kinase yields the protein MVGTIWILTSDFLLYAVVSNLGVAISVEVLKGWIFVVGSSIVLYGLVSYSQRDLERANDQLDRALQQTSILQRIIRHNLRNTCNIIRGNAELLADDFPAEGEQAERVETITTQTDRLVELSEKTHLLRDAVLEDSSTLRQIDLSQLLELRVRKARNRYPKATIRTDIAADIVRETDPRLETAIDELLENAIEHDDTDDPVVEVMMQETDDGQVTIDVSDTGPGLPDIERTVFEDGVESPMAHSEGVGLWITQTILSQLEGTIAIEDNDPRGTTVRLTLPTMTSMQ from the coding sequence GTGGTCGGTACGATCTGGATACTCACGTCTGATTTTTTGCTTTACGCGGTCGTCTCGAATCTTGGTGTTGCAATCTCTGTAGAGGTACTCAAAGGGTGGATATTCGTCGTTGGTTCGTCCATCGTCCTCTACGGGCTCGTGTCGTACAGCCAGCGTGATCTCGAGCGAGCGAACGACCAACTCGACCGGGCACTCCAGCAAACGAGCATCCTCCAGCGAATTATTCGTCACAATTTGAGAAATACCTGTAACATCATTCGGGGGAATGCAGAACTTCTCGCCGACGATTTCCCTGCCGAGGGCGAGCAGGCGGAACGCGTTGAGACGATCACGACCCAAACGGACCGACTCGTCGAACTGAGCGAAAAGACTCATTTGCTCAGAGACGCAGTCCTCGAAGACTCGAGTACGCTGCGACAGATCGATCTCTCTCAACTCCTCGAATTGCGCGTCAGAAAGGCGCGCAATCGGTACCCGAAGGCGACGATTCGGACCGATATCGCCGCCGATATCGTCCGTGAAACGGATCCACGGCTAGAGACGGCTATCGACGAGTTGCTAGAGAACGCAATCGAACACGATGACACCGACGACCCTGTCGTGGAGGTGATGATGCAGGAGACCGACGATGGGCAAGTGACGATCGACGTCAGCGATACGGGCCCTGGATTACCCGACATCGAACGGACAGTTTTCGAAGATGGGGTCGAATCGCCGATGGCTCATTCGGAAGGTGTCGGCCTGTGGATTACGCAAACGATCCTCTCCCAACTCGAAGGGACGATCGCGATCGAAGACAACGATCCGCGAGGGACGACGGTCCGACTAACGCTTCCAACGATGACTTCCATGCAGTAA
- the rocF gene encoding arginase, translated as MDRTVRIIGAPMDYGANRRGVDMGPSAIRYADLADGLEQAGAVPVDDGDLSMPRAEERDPDADQPSRGNAKFLREIEDVCRLLSDRVASTLADGEFPLVLGGDHSVAIGSLTGSARAAELGVLWFDAHADCNTPETSPTGNVHGMPLAAVLGRGTFGDTEWAPATGLCESAIVYVGLRSIDERERTLIRDSEMTAFTMSDIDRRGISAVIEDALTIATDGTDGVHVSLDLDWLDPRTAPGVGTPVRGGVTYREAHAALEAISRRDEADDILRSMDVVEVNPILDEGNETATLASELTASTFGKRIL; from the coding sequence CAGCGATCAGATATGCCGATCTTGCGGATGGGCTCGAGCAAGCAGGCGCTGTGCCCGTTGACGATGGCGACCTGTCGATGCCGCGGGCAGAAGAGCGCGATCCTGACGCTGACCAACCTAGCCGCGGAAACGCAAAATTCCTCAGGGAGATCGAAGACGTCTGTCGACTGCTGAGCGATCGGGTTGCATCGACGCTTGCAGACGGCGAATTTCCGCTCGTATTGGGCGGCGATCACTCGGTCGCGATCGGTTCATTGACCGGATCTGCAAGAGCAGCAGAGCTCGGCGTGCTCTGGTTCGACGCCCACGCGGACTGTAACACACCCGAAACCTCGCCGACCGGCAACGTTCACGGAATGCCGTTAGCTGCGGTCCTCGGTCGCGGTACGTTCGGCGATACGGAATGGGCGCCTGCGACCGGACTGTGCGAGTCGGCGATCGTCTACGTCGGCCTTCGGAGTATCGACGAACGCGAGCGCACGCTGATCCGCGATAGCGAGATGACCGCCTTTACTATGTCCGACATCGACCGACGAGGTATCTCGGCGGTGATCGAGGATGCTCTTACGATTGCGACCGACGGCACCGACGGCGTCCACGTTAGCCTCGACCTCGACTGGCTCGACCCCAGGACTGCTCCAGGAGTCGGCACTCCTGTCCGTGGCGGCGTCACCTATCGGGAAGCTCACGCTGCTCTCGAGGCGATTTCCCGGAGGGACGAAGCAGACGACATCCTCCGATCGATGGACGTCGTCGAAGTGAATCCGATTCTAGACGAGGGGAACGAAACGGCGACGTTGGCGTCAGAACTGACCGCGAGCACGTTTGGGAAACGTATTTTGTGA
- a CDS encoding MBL fold metallo-hydrolase, which yields MRITFLGTGSALPTGERFQAGILVQDDGRTLLLDCGAGSLQRLQQSGVGYETVSTILLSHHHLDHVADLLPLMKARWLAGEEHLEIVGPQGTKALVDDLLSVYEYMQGKLELQVREVVPGEFSVAGFDVSAYETRHSVPCLAYRFGDLFTFSGDSEAFAGLANFADGSGILAHDCSFPDDVDVSNHPTPDALGRELTGRDIGRVYLTHLYPHTNGRHEEMLESIGTHYDGEVRFAEDLQTVSIE from the coding sequence ATGCGAATTACGTTTCTCGGCACGGGCAGTGCGTTGCCCACCGGCGAACGATTTCAGGCGGGAATTCTCGTTCAGGACGACGGACGAACGCTGTTACTCGACTGCGGAGCCGGATCACTTCAGCGACTGCAGCAGTCAGGAGTCGGTTACGAAACCGTTTCGACGATCCTCCTCTCTCACCACCACCTCGATCATGTTGCCGACCTGTTACCGCTGATGAAGGCTCGCTGGCTCGCCGGCGAGGAGCACCTCGAGATAGTCGGCCCACAGGGAACGAAGGCGCTGGTCGACGACTTGCTTTCAGTCTACGAGTACATGCAGGGAAAACTCGAGTTACAGGTCAGAGAGGTCGTTCCCGGGGAGTTTTCCGTCGCGGGATTCGACGTATCGGCCTACGAAACGCGACATTCGGTACCGTGTCTGGCGTATCGATTCGGCGATCTATTTACGTTCAGCGGAGACAGCGAAGCGTTCGCAGGGCTGGCGAACTTCGCGGACGGGTCGGGGATTCTCGCCCACGATTGTTCGTTTCCTGACGACGTCGACGTTTCAAATCACCCGACGCCCGATGCGCTGGGTCGCGAACTGACCGGCCGAGACATTGGCCGGGTCTACCTCACCCATCTCTATCCCCACACAAACGGTCGTCACGAGGAAATGCTCGAATCGATTGGCACCCACTACGACGGTGAGGTCCGATTCGCCGAGGACCTGCAGACGGTTTCGATCGAGTAA
- a CDS encoding DUF7344 domain-containing protein, producing the protein MSHPKSERLEIDTVYTLLSNATRRAVLCRLHAVERTTTRELVRYLTDSERGDASSDIDGPGWVASRLIHDHLPRLDDLDVIDYGGPDGEVAVGPAFDGVEPFVARLERAEP; encoded by the coding sequence ATGTCACACCCCAAATCAGAACGCTTGGAGATCGACACGGTCTATACGCTCCTCTCGAATGCGACGCGCAGGGCAGTCTTGTGTCGTTTACACGCTGTCGAGCGTACGACGACCCGAGAGCTGGTTCGGTATCTCACGGACTCCGAACGGGGCGACGCGAGCAGTGACATCGACGGACCCGGATGGGTCGCGAGTAGGCTTATTCACGATCACCTTCCGCGACTCGATGACCTCGACGTCATCGACTACGGTGGCCCCGATGGTGAGGTAGCAGTCGGCCCAGCCTTCGACGGCGTCGAACCGTTCGTCGCCCGACTTGAGCGGGCCGAACCCTAG
- a CDS encoding MMPL family transporter: MSVPERLANGIATHTRIVLVVLLLSTAVVGAGMPRVEDDSSLSQFEGDSPEAKALERSVGNDSKEGYFTSEQEKNTTRVQLITRGDNVLTRESLISSLEFQQELRANESINSTLAENQSIIGVENLVAVTTIRNERAAELNETSSQLQDGLNQTVGLQRQYEQLNESYENGAINQSQYQTQSAELEAQFDSVFETATEELDENQTAQYESAVQQARTIESQRYEIRSQTENPSESTEYQQLSEELEGVYRAGTAGVLEAEYAALQSEEQPPLDEQIAALEELSDDEYERILKQTLSSDGSDDDFAIALMPTSYDPGTVQADARMTLLSQSTTSDATGGMGGGAVSERIVDSQLDIRQLAETQEQDYLIFGGGVMTDEIERSMGDSLAIVGPLALLFVVIALLIAYRDLLDIVLGIVGIVAVLVWTFGFMGWAGIAFNQMFVAVPVLLIGLSIDYAIHVFMRHREQREETGTTDSVRGSMSIALAGVGVALVWVTATTVIGFLSNLVSPIGPIREFGIVSSVGIVAALIVFGALIPAIKIEGDEFLEKHGFDRQKRAFGTGDGRFSDALAVGSVAARKAPIIVLIGALVLSAGGVYGATQVDTSFQQEDFIADTPPEWTNNLPGSLQPGEYQVKNDLDYVNDRFQREDSQAQILVEGDVANPDVLEEIDTARSDAADSDVAYTLATGEADVQDPLSTMESVAARNESFNESFTAADTDDDGVPDENVSALYDQLFEIDGEAASQVLHQTDGGEYEATRLVIAVQGSASSSELTEEMRDIAGGIEDGSDGRWSTIATGDPIVFYIVEQDLLDTVLESLLITLVAVFAFLTVAYRLTGSSATLGIVTLLPVAFSVSWILGTMYLIGMPFNVLTGMITSLTIGLGVAYSIHVSDRYSLELERQGNVWSALRTTVTGTGGALLGSAATTVGGFGTLAFAILPALQQFGIITALTITYAFLSSVVVLPALLVLWTRYFGPDVSFDPSGTAHPATAASDGGVPPAGDDRTTDGDEG; encoded by the coding sequence ATGAGCGTGCCTGAACGGCTCGCGAACGGTATTGCTACTCACACGCGGATCGTCCTGGTTGTACTCTTGCTTTCGACGGCAGTCGTCGGAGCGGGGATGCCACGGGTCGAGGACGACTCCTCGCTCTCCCAGTTCGAGGGAGACTCGCCCGAAGCGAAGGCCCTCGAGCGTAGCGTCGGCAACGATAGTAAAGAGGGGTACTTCACGAGCGAGCAAGAGAAAAATACGACCCGCGTTCAACTAATTACCCGCGGCGATAACGTTCTTACCAGGGAGTCGTTGATTTCGTCCCTCGAATTCCAGCAGGAACTCCGAGCGAACGAATCGATCAATTCGACGCTCGCCGAGAATCAATCGATCATCGGCGTCGAGAACCTCGTCGCGGTCACGACGATCAGAAACGAACGAGCCGCAGAATTGAACGAGACGAGCTCGCAGCTCCAGGACGGACTCAATCAGACGGTTGGACTCCAGCGCCAGTACGAGCAACTCAACGAATCGTACGAGAACGGTGCGATCAACCAGTCGCAGTATCAGACACAATCGGCCGAACTCGAAGCGCAGTTCGATTCCGTCTTCGAGACCGCAACAGAAGAGCTCGACGAGAACCAGACGGCTCAGTACGAATCGGCCGTCCAGCAGGCGCGAACGATCGAATCGCAGCGCTACGAGATCCGTTCACAGACGGAGAACCCGAGCGAAAGCACAGAGTACCAGCAGCTTTCCGAAGAACTCGAGGGCGTCTATCGGGCCGGAACGGCCGGTGTTCTCGAGGCGGAGTATGCGGCACTGCAAAGCGAGGAGCAACCACCGCTCGACGAACAGATCGCGGCGCTCGAGGAACTGAGTGACGACGAATACGAGCGAATCCTCAAACAGACGCTCTCGTCGGACGGCTCGGACGACGACTTCGCGATCGCGTTGATGCCGACGTCGTACGATCCGGGGACGGTGCAAGCCGACGCCCGGATGACGCTACTTTCCCAGTCGACTACCAGCGACGCCACCGGTGGAATGGGCGGCGGTGCGGTTAGCGAACGGATCGTCGATAGCCAACTCGACATCCGTCAGCTAGCGGAGACACAGGAGCAAGACTACCTCATTTTCGGCGGCGGCGTCATGACCGACGAGATCGAGCGGTCTATGGGTGACAGTCTCGCCATCGTCGGCCCGCTCGCACTCCTGTTCGTCGTGATCGCGCTGTTGATTGCCTACCGTGACCTGCTCGACATCGTTCTCGGCATCGTCGGCATCGTCGCCGTCCTCGTCTGGACGTTCGGCTTCATGGGCTGGGCGGGAATCGCGTTCAACCAGATGTTCGTCGCGGTCCCAGTCCTGTTGATCGGGCTCTCGATCGACTACGCAATCCACGTCTTCATGCGCCACCGGGAACAGCGCGAGGAGACCGGCACCACCGATAGCGTTCGCGGATCGATGTCGATTGCGCTCGCCGGTGTCGGCGTCGCCCTCGTCTGGGTGACCGCAACGACCGTCATCGGGTTCCTCTCGAACCTCGTCAGCCCGATCGGTCCCATTCGGGAGTTCGGCATCGTCAGTTCCGTCGGGATCGTTGCGGCGTTGATCGTCTTCGGTGCGCTGATCCCCGCGATCAAGATCGAAGGCGACGAATTCCTCGAGAAACACGGCTTCGACCGACAGAAACGCGCGTTCGGGACCGGTGATGGTCGGTTCAGCGACGCGCTCGCCGTCGGCTCGGTCGCCGCTCGAAAAGCGCCCATTATCGTCCTCATCGGCGCACTCGTCCTCTCCGCTGGCGGCGTCTACGGCGCGACACAGGTCGACACCAGCTTCCAGCAGGAGGACTTCATCGCGGACACCCCGCCCGAGTGGACCAACAACCTTCCCGGATCGCTCCAGCCCGGCGAGTACCAGGTCAAAAACGATCTCGACTACGTCAACGATCGCTTCCAGCGAGAGGATAGTCAGGCACAGATCCTCGTGGAAGGTGACGTCGCCAATCCCGACGTACTCGAGGAAATCGATACTGCCCGGTCAGATGCCGCCGACAGCGACGTCGCCTACACGCTCGCGACCGGCGAAGCCGACGTGCAGGACCCGCTGTCGACCATGGAATCGGTCGCCGCACGCAACGAGTCGTTCAACGAATCCTTTACCGCAGCCGACACTGACGACGACGGCGTCCCCGACGAGAACGTCTCCGCGCTGTACGATCAGCTGTTCGAAATCGACGGGGAGGCTGCGAGTCAGGTCCTCCATCAGACCGACGGCGGGGAGTACGAGGCGACGCGACTCGTCATCGCCGTTCAGGGCAGCGCCTCGAGCAGCGAGTTGACCGAGGAGATGCGCGACATCGCGGGCGGCATCGAAGACGGGAGCGACGGTCGATGGAGCACGATCGCAACCGGCGATCCGATCGTGTTCTACATCGTCGAGCAGGACCTGCTCGATACCGTCCTTGAAAGTCTCTTGATCACGCTCGTAGCCGTGTTCGCGTTCCTGACCGTCGCCTACCGATTGACGGGCAGTAGTGCGACGCTTGGAATCGTAACCCTGCTGCCGGTGGCGTTCTCGGTCAGTTGGATTCTCGGGACGATGTACCTCATCGGCATGCCCTTTAACGTGCTTACGGGGATGATCACGAGTCTCACGATCGGTCTCGGCGTCGCCTACAGCATTCACGTCAGCGATCGCTACTCGCTCGAACTCGAGCGACAGGGCAACGTCTGGTCTGCACTCCGGACCACGGTGACCGGAACCGGTGGGGCGCTGCTCGGAAGTGCAGCGACAACCGTCGGCGGGTTCGGAACGCTCGCGTTTGCAATCCTGCCGGCGCTCCAGCAGTTCGGCATCATTACCGCGCTTACCATCACCTACGCGTTCCTCTCGAGCGTCGTCGTCCTCCCAGCGCTGCTCGTGCTATGGACGCGGTACTTCGGGCCGGACGTCTCCTTCGATCCGTCGGGTACCGCCCACCCGGCCACGGCAGCTAGCGACGGCGGCGTACCGCCCGCTGGTGACGACCGAACGACAGACGGTGACGAAGGGTGA